The Sporocytophaga myxococcoides DSM 11118 genome segment TTAGACTCTAAAATCAAAATATTAAGTTAAAAATGTCATTAATTGATGAAATTTGAAGGCAAATAAATAAAAGAAAAAATGATATTTCTAAAAATATCAACAAAAATATTCTTACACGCACAAAGGGGCAATAAATCACCTATAGGTTAATTCAAAAGTATTCTATTGAATTTAAGGTTTTATTCTTCCTTATTTAGGACAAGAAGAACATTGCTTTATTTGTCGGCTTAATGAATTGATAATAAATTAAGATAAGGGGAAAGCTTAAAATCAGGGAATCAAAAAAATTATTCAATAAGAGACCAAATATTATTTGAGGTTTCAAAAGCTACAATACCTTTACTTTTTTGCAGATAGATCCTTTTGACCTCTGCATTGGAAGAATCTTTTTTCCAAAAAGTAGTAACTTCTTTAAATTCCTTACCATTCAAAGTTATGGCTTCATAAAATCTGGAATTTTCACTTTTATCAAACTGATCAAATCTATCACACATCTCAAAATTACTCCCATAACAACAATGCGAATAGCTTTGGTAGATAATGGAGCAATGAGGGAGGGAACTCATGGGATCACTTAGATTAGATAATAGCACTGTCCAATTTGGACCACATCCTCCACTTCCTATTCCTGAGCTTTTTTTCCAGTCTTTCCTTTTACTGTTGGTACTGACCTGAAATTTTAAGGTATCAGGCTGATTCTTTGTTTTATAATAAACATATTCTTTAACTTTTAAATCAGGAATAAAAATATTTCCCGTGGCATTAGGATCATACCCCCTGCAATCCCCAGAATTCTTGCAACCATTAAAAACCAGCATGATAGAGAAACTCAACAGGAACACAACATTCTTCATATCCGAAATTTACTTTATATTTTTTTATATACACCAATTAAAGATCAATGCATCTTTCTACTTCAAAAAAAATCAGCACGATTACCTTTTAATTAAAAAATGGATTCAAATTCATATAAAAATACAAAAGACTTCAGTAGAACAATACAACACAGGAATGGAGACATCACGAAAAAATACAAGGATACCACTGATCAGTAGTATCCTTGCCTAACCAACTATAATATTAATTACTTAATTACTGCGCAGCGAGCTGTTCCTGTTCTTGTTTTTCCTATTATCTTAACAAGGTACTGACCCGTGGTAACATTGCTTAAATCCAGATTCAGTATGTTTTTGCCGGAAGTCAGATAAACAAAAGATGGCTGTACAACATTGCCATACATATTCACCAGCTCTATCTCAGCCATACCAGGAGTATCGTTTTCGATTTCAATGGTGAGCTGGTCTGTTGATGGTACCGGATAAGCCAACAGCTTTTGAAAAGGCGTTCCTGAAGCTTTAACACTTGATATAATATTTTCCAGAGGGACAACATCTCCATTAGGTAATGCTGCAAACAAACCGAATACCGGCCCATCATTATTCTGCGAAGGATTCAGAAAACCACTTGCAAATATCAAAATTGCCTGTCCTGCATAGCCGGTAAGATCTGCAGTAAAAGCACCCAGAGTGTCCTCTTCGTTAATGGCGCTGGTGAGATAGATATTATGAATGGCTGGAGTCAACACATCATAATTTGCAAAAAGATTATATCCGATATTTTTCACCAAAGTATCTTCTGTATCTGCCACTACATTCAATACGGGCGCATCGGTGACACCATGCCAGAAGTTAACTTCCACAGTGGAAGGATCACTGGAAATATCTTTTGCCGCATCAAAGGTTGTCAGTTTAAACGCAATATCTTCCCCATCTGGATTTGGGGCAAAACCGGTTCCTACCACACCTGTTGCCATGATGATATTTTTTGTACCGCCAGCCAGAGTAACAGTTGTGCTATAAATCGCATCAGCAGAACTTGTACTTGAAGCCGGAGCCACATCAATTTTGGTAGCTATACCTGCCGGAACAGCCTCAAATTCGCTTGCCTGTCTAAACTGGACATTGTCTGCCCAAAGTACATCATTAACATAAACATCGACAGTAAGCAGCTCAGGATCCGCAGCATTGTGAATTACCTGAACTAATGCAGTAGACAATTGAGCAAACACACTCCCTCCGAAAAACAGAAGGGCCGCAAATACAAAGATCACTTTTTTCAATGGAGTAAAATT includes the following:
- a CDS encoding DUF4397 domain-containing protein, which gives rise to MRMNFTPLKKVIFVFAALLFFGGSVFAQLSTALVQVIHNAADPELLTVDVYVNDVLWADNVQFRQASEFEAVPAGIATKIDVAPASSTSSADAIYSTTVTLAGGTKNIIMATGVVGTGFAPNPDGEDIAFKLTTFDAAKDISSDPSTVEVNFWHGVTDAPVLNVVADTEDTLVKNIGYNLFANYDVLTPAIHNIYLTSAINEEDTLGAFTADLTGYAGQAILIFASGFLNPSQNNDGPVFGLFAALPNGDVVPLENIISSVKASGTPFQKLLAYPVPSTDQLTIEIENDTPGMAEIELVNMYGNVVQPSFVYLTSGKNILNLDLSNVTTGQYLVKIIGKTRTGTARCAVIK